Proteins co-encoded in one Kribbella qitaiheensis genomic window:
- a CDS encoding helicase C-terminal domain-containing protein, which yields MSNTEWTRPRTLAEALRGWDDAALGHLLLNRPDLATPIPADTSQLAARATTNASAARAINRLDEFSVDLLEALSALAEPVDLKALAEGVDQPLEIVQPRVVELLALALVWGHEDDLRPIRAVHELLGPTPAGLGPITTRHFGDLDKLIEEAGPEAREVLAKLTWGPPTGTVEKAERPVTIASAKTPVEQLLARGLVVPKDANTVALPRQIGLHLRGGRVLASTRPTPPPLAGKQVSALIADRAAAGAALDLVRLVDSALEQLGTDPPPVLRTGGIGVRELRSLGAKIGADEQTAGAVLEIAYAAGLVAAAEVGTGELWLPTASYDDWLELDTAHRWAVLVMAWHSGLRAIGLIGRRDSGGATAAARERLVNALAPDLERLLAPEVRQLTLQALSEAGAGTAPAAESVVTWVAWHRPRRGGQFRDDLVEWTVVEAALLGLTGLGSLASHARVLLDEEPAADDLAAAIQPLVPEPVSEVLLQADLTAVAPGPLVRAVQENLVVMADAESHGGGGVYRFSESSIRRAFDLGRTAEQLHSWLVEHSRTPVPQPLSYLIDDVARRHGVLRIGAASTYLRCDDETVLTQLLGSNLPGIRFRRLAPTVVVSPSPPDMVLSRLREAGLAPLGETFDGVVHVTSAGHRRGAPPRRRTSRDFADSVIDLSDDQVKAVIERVRAGDRVAAERPAEHTAGEATAPAETISVLAEAAESGSPTWISYVDHNGNAAERIVEPVRVADGWLTAYDDGADQPRTYALHRIAAARPVPD from the coding sequence ATGAGCAATACCGAGTGGACCCGCCCCCGTACCCTCGCCGAGGCACTACGCGGTTGGGACGACGCTGCTCTCGGCCACCTGCTCCTCAACCGTCCCGACCTGGCCACACCGATCCCCGCCGACACCAGCCAGCTTGCGGCCCGGGCGACCACCAACGCCTCGGCGGCTCGTGCTATCAACCGGCTGGACGAGTTCAGTGTCGACCTGTTGGAGGCACTGTCCGCACTGGCCGAGCCGGTAGACCTCAAGGCTCTCGCTGAAGGTGTCGACCAGCCCCTAGAGATCGTGCAGCCTCGGGTAGTCGAGTTGCTCGCACTGGCGCTTGTCTGGGGCCACGAGGACGACCTGCGCCCGATCCGCGCGGTACATGAGCTCCTTGGGCCGACACCGGCCGGCCTTGGTCCGATCACTACTCGGCACTTCGGCGACCTGGACAAGCTCATCGAAGAGGCTGGTCCCGAGGCGCGTGAGGTGCTGGCGAAGCTCACCTGGGGTCCGCCGACCGGCACTGTCGAGAAGGCTGAGCGGCCGGTCACGATCGCGTCCGCCAAGACGCCGGTGGAGCAGTTGCTCGCCCGCGGTCTCGTAGTACCGAAGGACGCCAACACCGTGGCCCTGCCGCGGCAGATTGGGCTGCACCTGCGAGGTGGGCGCGTACTGGCGTCCACCAGGCCCACGCCGCCGCCGCTTGCGGGCAAGCAGGTGTCTGCCTTGATCGCTGATCGTGCTGCGGCTGGTGCTGCGCTCGACCTGGTTCGCCTCGTCGACAGTGCGCTCGAGCAGCTCGGCACCGATCCCCCGCCCGTACTGCGGACGGGCGGCATCGGCGTACGGGAGCTCCGCAGCCTCGGCGCCAAGATCGGTGCGGATGAGCAAACTGCTGGCGCCGTACTGGAGATCGCGTACGCCGCTGGGCTGGTTGCTGCCGCTGAGGTCGGTACGGGCGAGCTCTGGTTGCCGACTGCCTCGTATGACGACTGGCTGGAGCTCGACACCGCGCACCGGTGGGCTGTGCTGGTCATGGCGTGGCACAGCGGTCTGCGTGCGATCGGACTGATCGGTCGGCGCGACAGCGGTGGTGCAACTGCTGCTGCGCGCGAACGGTTGGTCAACGCTCTGGCACCGGATCTGGAGCGCTTGCTGGCGCCAGAGGTCCGGCAACTCACCTTGCAGGCCTTGTCCGAAGCAGGAGCCGGTACTGCGCCGGCAGCCGAGTCTGTCGTCACCTGGGTCGCATGGCATCGCCCGCGTCGCGGCGGGCAGTTCCGCGACGATCTGGTCGAGTGGACTGTTGTGGAAGCCGCACTGCTCGGGCTGACCGGTCTTGGTTCGCTTGCTTCCCATGCTCGGGTGCTGCTTGACGAGGAGCCTGCCGCCGACGACCTGGCGGCCGCGATCCAGCCGTTGGTCCCGGAGCCGGTTTCCGAGGTGCTGCTGCAAGCTGACCTGACCGCTGTCGCGCCTGGGCCGCTGGTGCGCGCAGTACAAGAGAACCTGGTCGTAATGGCTGATGCGGAGTCGCACGGTGGTGGCGGTGTCTATCGGTTCAGCGAGAGCTCGATCCGGCGCGCCTTCGACCTCGGGCGGACGGCTGAGCAGCTGCACTCTTGGCTGGTCGAGCACTCGCGTACGCCGGTGCCGCAGCCGCTCAGCTACCTCATCGACGACGTCGCCCGGCGCCACGGCGTACTGCGAATCGGCGCGGCCTCGACGTACCTGCGCTGCGACGACGAGACCGTGCTGACGCAGTTGCTCGGCTCCAACTTGCCGGGCATCCGCTTCCGGCGGCTGGCTCCGACCGTGGTGGTGTCGCCGTCGCCACCCGACATGGTGCTTTCGCGTTTGCGTGAGGCAGGCCTGGCTCCGCTCGGCGAGACCTTCGACGGCGTGGTCCACGTGACGTCGGCAGGTCACCGCCGCGGCGCACCCCCACGCCGCCGTACCAGCCGGGACTTCGCCGACAGCGTCATCGACCTGAGCGACGACCAGGTCAAGGCAGTCATCGAACGCGTCCGCGCAGGCGACCGAGTAGCCGCCGAGCGCCCCGCCGAACACACCGCCGGCGAAGCAACAGCCCCCGCCGAAACCATCAGCGTTCTCGCCGAGGCGGCCGAATCCGGCAGCCCGACGTGGATCTCCTACGTAGACCACAACGGCAACGCGGCAGAACGCATCGTAGAACCAGTCCGAGTAGCCGACGGCTGGCTCACGGCGTACGACGACGGCGCCGACCAACCCCGCACCTACGCCCTCCACCGCATAGCAGCCGCCCGCCCCGTCCCGGACTAA
- a CDS encoding ArsR/SmtB family transcription factor: MVVLQEESEESLNQLFRALADGTRRDILARSLTGAPSVTELAARYEMSFAAVQKHVAVLERAGLIQKRPNGREQLVSTNQARLRRASELLDHYESIWRQRMAQLDEVLLPKGK, encoded by the coding sequence ATGGTTGTACTTCAGGAAGAGAGCGAAGAGTCGCTCAATCAGCTCTTTCGTGCCTTGGCCGATGGGACTCGCCGCGACATCCTGGCGCGGTCGCTCACGGGGGCGCCGTCGGTGACCGAGCTTGCGGCGCGGTACGAGATGAGCTTTGCCGCTGTGCAGAAGCATGTCGCCGTGCTCGAGCGCGCGGGACTCATCCAGAAGCGTCCGAACGGCCGCGAGCAACTGGTCTCCACCAACCAAGCGCGGCTCCGGCGCGCCAGCGAGCTCCTCGACCACTACGAATCCATTTGGCGCCAGCGGATGGCGCAGCTCGACGAAGTTCTTCTGCCGAAAGGTAAATGA
- a CDS encoding SRPBCC family protein gives MPLTSVTKDAVQLTLTVVGDYPVPQQRLWDAFADPRQLERFWGPPTWPATFTRLDLEVGGRAEYFLSGQNGEKWSGSWTYTAVNPISSFEADDGEDNTEDEDMPSSMKFTFDATPTGSRTTIVTRFSSIEAMEQTTPGMEQGLRAAMPQLDVLLAERGASAAHA, from the coding sequence ATGCCGCTGACCTCTGTCACCAAAGACGCCGTACAGCTCACCCTCACCGTGGTGGGCGACTACCCGGTTCCGCAACAACGCCTGTGGGACGCCTTTGCCGACCCGCGCCAACTCGAGCGCTTCTGGGGACCACCTACCTGGCCCGCCACGTTCACCCGTCTCGACCTGGAAGTGGGCGGTCGCGCCGAGTACTTCCTGAGCGGGCAGAACGGAGAGAAATGGAGTGGCTCCTGGACGTACACCGCGGTGAATCCCATCAGCTCGTTCGAGGCGGACGACGGTGAGGACAACACCGAGGACGAGGACATGCCGTCGTCGATGAAGTTCACCTTCGACGCCACGCCGACGGGATCACGCACGACCATCGTCACCCGGTTCTCCAGCATCGAAGCGATGGAGCAAACGACACCCGGCATGGAACAAGGGCTGCGCGCGGCGATGCCCCAACTCGACGTACTGCTGGCCGAACGAGGCGCCTCCGCTGCCCACGCCTAG